The genomic window GTTATTCATGCGCGTCTCAAGGATATGGTCGAATTTGTCGCACGGGGTGAAAGGGAGGTCGACTTCCTCGCCCTCAATTTCGTCCTCAGCCTCGATCGCCTCCGTGGGGAAGTCGTAGTCGGTGGCGAGAATGCGAGTGAGTCCTTCCGGGCTGGATGGGAACCATCCTTCCGCCTCAATTCGTTGCTTCCGAATATCCCTAGACCATCCGCTGTAGTTGTCGGCGGACCCGAGCGCCTGGAGGCGTATCGGGGTAGTCGATGGCGACGCCCGATGCCATAATTTCTCCAGCCACCTTGGGTGGGAGTGCCGAAGAACCGCGTCGCCGCAGCCCATGTACATCGTCACTTCGTACCGCTCGGAGTACGCGACGTTAAGGACTGGGACGCAGCCATGGCTCCAACCGCGCACATCTGTGTGGACATAAGTTCCAATGGTGCCCTCGTCAACTTCCTCGATCGGAGTGAGATTGACTCTGCTTAGGATGTATCGGGTGAGTGACTCGTCGTCTGGCTGGTGCTTGTCGATGACGGATGTGCCTATCGATGTCGCCGCCTCGATCGAAATTCTGGGTAGAGCTGCGGAAGAATTTCCCGAGACAGATGTGCTATTGGATACTTCTTGAGCCCATTGGTCGATCGATATGCCGGTCGCTTCCTCGAATGCGCGACCTGATAGACAGAGTGACATTGCCGCGCTCCTCTGCGGTGCCGGATTGAACTAACGCTGATACTAATGACCTGTCCTGTAGGTTGGCAACGTGATTGTCTCGGCGGACGGGAGGGCTGGCATGAGGATCGTCGTCATCGGGGCCGGAGGCATCGGCGGCTGGCTCGGAGCACGGCTCGCGGCCGCCGGCGAGGACGTCGGCTTCCTCGTCCACGGGGCGACGCTCGAGGCGCTGCGCGCCGGCGGGCTGACGCTGCTGGGCCCGGACGGGGAGACGGTGGCCAGGGCCGAGCGCCCCCTCGCCTCCGATGACGCGAGCTCCCTCCTCGATGCCCTGGGCGGACATCCAGACGCCGTCCTCGTCACCACCAAGGTCGACGCCATCGCCGACCTCGGCCCCGCCCTCCGTACCCTCACCGGTCCGGAGACCACAGTCATCTCGACGCAGAACGGCGTCGACGCGCCGCACCTGCTGGCCGACGTCGTCGGCGCCGAGCACGTCGTCCCCGGCGTCGCCCGTGTCTACGCCCAGGCCGTCGAGCGCGGCACCATCGCTCTGCGCTCCGGGCTCGAGTCCCTCCAGGTGGGGGAGTCGGACGGCTCGCGAAGCCCGCGCGTCGATCGGCTCGTCGCGGCGCTGCGGGTGGCCGGGCTGCGCTCGAGCACCCCGGACTCGATCCTCGCCGAGCTGTGGCGCAAGGCCGCCTTCGTCGTCCCCCAGGGCGGCCTCGGCGCCGCCGTCGACGCCCCCATCAGCGAGCTGCGGACCACCTACCGCGACGCCTACCGCGCCATGATCCAGGAGATCGTCGATGTCGCCGCCGCGCAGGGACACGCGCTCGCGGCCCCCGGCGAGGCACCCTACGCCGACCAGGTCCTGGCCTTCGCCGACGAGCAGCCCGCCGACGCCACCACCTCCATGCAGCGCGACATCGCCGCCGGGCTGCCCAGCGAGCTTGACGCCCAGGTCGGGGCCGTCCGCAGGGCGGGCGACGACGCCGGGGCGCCCACGCCGGTCCACGACGTCGTCGCCGGGGTCCTCGGGCCGCGCGAGGCAGCCGCGCGGGGCTGAGCCTCGGCGTACTGAGCCGGTCCGCGGACCGAGCTCACCGCGCGGATCGACCGAACTCGGCACAGGGACGCGCGGGCGGCAGAGCCCGGGCGCCCGCTGGCGCACGATGTCCCGATCTCGAGGTCAGGATGTCCCGATCTCGGCGAGGCTGGGAGGCGGGCGTGCGGTTTCTCGCACGGACCGCCACCGCCACGGGAATACCGCGCCATGACGCCGAGAACCCGCCCAGCGCCGTCGCCGACCGCCCCTCCCGCGGGCCGCCCGCTGACCCTAGGATGCAGCCATGGCGGACACGAGCAGTGAGGCGACCCAGGAGACCGGACCCAAGGACGACTTCGTCCACCTCCACGTCCACACCGACTACTCGATGCTCGACGGCGCCGGCAAGATCAAGGACTACGTCGCCGAGGCCAAGCGCCTCGGCCAGCCCGCCCTCGCCATCACCGACCACGGCTACATGTTCGGCGCCTACGAGTTCTACGACGCCTGCAAGTCCGCCGGCATCAAGCCCATCATCGGCGTCGAGGCCTACATGACGCCCGGCACCTCCCGCTTCGACAAGACCCGCGTCTTCTGGGGCGACGAGTCCCAGCGCTCCGACGACGTCTCCGCCCGCGGCTCCTACACGCACATGACGCTGCTGTCCCGCAACGACGAGGGCCTCCACAACCTCATGCG from Actinomyces radicidentis includes these protein-coding regions:
- a CDS encoding 2-dehydropantoate 2-reductase — its product is MRIVVIGAGGIGGWLGARLAAAGEDVGFLVHGATLEALRAGGLTLLGPDGETVARAERPLASDDASSLLDALGGHPDAVLVTTKVDAIADLGPALRTLTGPETTVISTQNGVDAPHLLADVVGAEHVVPGVARVYAQAVERGTIALRSGLESLQVGESDGSRSPRVDRLVAALRVAGLRSSTPDSILAELWRKAAFVVPQGGLGAAVDAPISELRTTYRDAYRAMIQEIVDVAAAQGHALAAPGEAPYADQVLAFADEQPADATTSMQRDIAAGLPSELDAQVGAVRRAGDDAGAPTPVHDVVAGVLGPREAAARG